The nucleotide window TCAAAGTAAGAGCAAAACTATGTATGGAACTCAAGAGCGTTTAGATGAGATGACATAGATATGTTTTAGTTTAATCATCATATTTAACCTTACACATGCAGCAACATTAAAACTTAAAGAGAACTTACCGTCCATTTAGAACATGATATATTGAAAAAACCACACTCTGAAGATTCAAATCTACACCAGCAAGCATACCCCATGCAATACTGACTTATTGATCAAACAAAAAGTCAAGGCAATAAGGGACAACTAAGTCATTTCATATTGAAGCAAGTACTATAAAACCCACAGTCATTTGCACAAAAAACTTCTTTAGCAACAGAAAACACCCAGTTGCAgactctctcacacacacacacacactcatcACAAAACCTCGCCGGAAAACTCCATCTCCGGCCACCAGCGTTCTCCTTCCTCCGGTAAACCCTTCAGTTCAAAACTGAATCCCTTCAAAGACCACCGGAATCGGTGGTTTTTATCTTACAGTGCATGATGGGATCTTGCATATGTCCGTTAGAAACTCCAGCAAGGTTGCTTTGGACAACAAGTTTCTTCCGTCATAAGTTAATGATCTTTTAATCCACAAACCATCATAgaaatatttctataaaaaaaaataccaagtttggaatttgaaagaaaaaatatatatatatatcattttttgtttctgATTCTGAAAGATTAATAGTATTAAGAGAACAAATTTAGCACAACCTTTAACGTGAAGTTTTGAAGTTTGAAGTTGAAAAAATGGAGTCTGGTCGTCTTTACTTTGATTCTTCTGCTTGTCGTGGGAATAACATGAACATGCTGTTTCTTGGAAATGCTGATCTTGGTTTTCGAGgtatttttcttaatctgtTGAGTTTTTATGGtaccattttgtttttttggattgtaaattgttggtgttgttgtcttgttttgttaaaaatggtATTTGTTTGGATGGTGGGACACctgaaactcacacacaactgagAAGTTCAGGTTTGGACCCAAGTGAAGGTGTTTAGTATAACAATATTGATTTTATGAGTTGAGTTAGGTCTTATGGACAGATGGCgggatattttctttttttggttacgaaaagacatgatttgatttgatttgggTTTTTGGTAAAAGAAGCAACTTGATTTTGTATCAAATTTgggcaaacaaaaaaaaaaaaagatatgattTGATTTGAGTTTTTGTTAAAGAAAGCAACTTGGTTGTGCATCACAAAATTAGGCTGTGAGAAAATGAATTagaatatttctttttctttttgtttttattttaatttttgtttatgattttgtgTTGCAAGTATTATGATTTGTGATATAGATGTTGTTTGAGGTGTTTGATGTAGAAAAGAGTGTAAATTGATgaggtttttaattttttgaatttttctgaatGAAAGCAGGAAGGTCAATGATGAGCATGGAGGAAGGCTCAAAGAGGAGACCTTTCTTTAGCTCACCTGATGAACTGTATGATGAGGAGTACTACGAGGAGCAGTCACCGGAGAAGAAGCGCCGCCTCACTTCCGAGCAGGTTGGTTGCTTGCTTTCTTTGATGAATGAATTTGGATATGTTTTTCACTATGATGATGTTCTAACTATGACAGAAGtatattaaactttttcaatcTTTATCATCAGCAATTAGTCTCACTTCTAATATGATATGAGTTTAGCTTTTAATTAATGCAATATGTGTGAAAAATGAGGGTTGACTTTCAatagaaatttgtttttgtagtCATCAGTTGATTGATTTTGAAACCATTTATTAGTGTTTGTATATCAAAACTACATGTACTTGTTTATTAGTTTTAGTGATTGGTTAAGGAGAAGTCTAGGTGGAGAACTCATATCCTCTCCGATGACCGAAAATTTCCAGTAGGAGAGAGTGAGACTTGTTGAATataatagtaatatttatacaaGTATTATATTCAACGAGtatatttctcttctgctgaaaaTTTGTAGTCCCCGGAGAGGAATTGAGCCCGTAGATCAACTAGACCGATAAGAGAGATGTTATGTGATATTAGTTTTTGTGATTAACTTTGTGGTTTGATGAATAGGTCCATATGTTGGAGAAGAGCTTTGAGGAAGAGAACAAACTTGAGCCAGAGAGGAAAACCCAGTTGGCCAAGAAACTAGGATTGCAACCTAGGCAGGTGGCTGTATGGTTTCAGAACCGTAGGGCTAGATGGAAGACAAAACAACTTGAAAGAGATTATGATGTTCTTAAGTCTTCCTATGATTCCCTACTTTCAACATATGATTCCATTAATAAGGAGAATGAGAAACTCAAATCTGAGGTATTTAACTACATATGTACTGTATAATCAAATATGTGCATTTATAGTAGTTatgattaaaatcaaatgttttaaTCGTTTGACGATTATGATTGATGGACAGtgtaaaaaatttgtata belongs to Medicago truncatula cultivar Jemalong A17 chromosome 6, MtrunA17r5.0-ANR, whole genome shotgun sequence and includes:
- the LOC25495188 gene encoding LOW QUALITY PROTEIN: homeobox-leucine zipper protein HAT5 (The sequence of the model RefSeq protein was modified relative to this genomic sequence to represent the inferred CDS: deleted 1 base in 1 codon) — translated: MESGRLYFDSSACRGNNMNMLFLGNADLGFRGRSMMSMEEGSKRRPFFSSPDELYDEEYYEEQSPEKKRRLTSEQVHMLEKSFEEENKLEPERKTQLAKKLGLQPRQVAVWFQNRRARWKTKQLERDYDVLKSSYDSLLSTYDSINKENEKLKSEVVSLNEKLQVQAKDMLEEPLSEKKADPLPVDIAQIFSIKVDDHMSSGSVGSAVVDESSPRVVGVIVDSVDSYFPADNYAGCVAPIERVQSEEDDGSDDGRNYFDVFVASETEQHNHEEGEALNWWVICIMLHN